The genomic interval cagcgcccgggccatgtttgctccaatggagccttggctgcaggaggggaagagagagacagagaggaaagcgcggcggaggggtggagaagcaaatgggcgcttctcctgtgtgccctggccggaaatcgaacccgggtcctccgcacgctaggccgacgctctaccgctgagccaaccggccagggcaacccaATATTTTTTAATGGGTAAAGGCCTTCAATAGACATTtacccaaagaagatatacaaatggacaATTAGCATATGAAAATAGGCTCAAAACCACTTATCATTagggaaacaaataaataaaccaccccaaaacaaacaaagaaacaaaaaccccacaagaTATCAATCCACACTCAAgtatggctaaaataaaaatacacagtaaCAATTattgaggatgtggaggaactaGAATCCTCATACATGGCTGGTGGGTATGTAAAATGGGGCAACTGATGTGGAAAACAGTTGTCAGGTCCTAAACCTGTTAAAGTTAcgatatgactcagcaattccactcctggtaCTGTAtatactcctaggtatatacctaaGAGAAGTGAAAACATAGTGTGTGTACTGTAAGTCAGAAGATCAACTCTATCGTTAAGACTTCTTGAATTGCAACCCGGATCAGCTATATCAGCACTGCACAGTCCAACAGAAGACAATACTTGCTGTCTGGTGTTTTTTGTTCGTCCGCCACGCTGCCATCAAGCACTCACTGTCGCAAAAGAAACTTTCTTACACTTTTCCCTTCTGCCGTCAACCGTGGCCTAGAAGGCCTCAGAGCGTGACTAAAAAGTGACAGGGCGCTTTACGACAGTTGCTTTGTGGCAGTATCAGAGGATTAAGATGGCGGCCACCTTAGTAGCTGCAAGAGGAGTGGGACCAACCCCAGCCTGGGGGCCAGAGGCCCTTACCCCCGACTGGGAAAACCGGGAAGTCTCCACAGGGGTAAGGAAGGACTCGGGGTTCAGGACATATGCACAAAGTGTTCATACGATGGAAGGATAGGCCTGAATGCGTTGGGTGacctgggggggcgggggcgggaggtGGTCTGTAAGGTGTTGGAGGCGGCGGGAAAGGACTCCTGAGGGGGCAGTGTGGTACTCTCCTGATCGGATGTGGAACTTAGGCAGAAGCGTGAAATTCTGGACTTACAGGATGCAGGCATAAGAACGGGATGGACCCTTGGGAATTTGAGGATTGGAGTTTTGCGGGGTGTTGAGGCTCCTATGAAATTTGACAGTGGGCCAATGGTGCATGACTTGAGTACTCTAGGGACTGGATAAGAGGAGTCATTGAGGTTTGTGTGTGCTGGATAATGTGAACAGGCCGACTCACCcacctcctttctcctctttcccagACCACTATCATGGCCGTGCAATTTGACGGGGGCGTGGTTCTGGGGGCCGATTCCAGAACAACCACCGGGTGAGCTCACGACAGACACATATGTGAAAggtcttctgtctttctcttctttccttgccTGCTAGCCCACCCTTACCCTGTGCAGACAGCTGTGGGACGGAGGTTTCTCCCCTTTCTGGAAATAAGGATTTGTTCCAACTTCTACAATTCCCCTGTGCCCTCATCCTTAGGTGAAATTCTTACAGAAATCTGTTCTCTAACCTGCTTCAGTTTTGGATGAGAACTAATGGGAAATAGAGGAATTCCTATTCCTGAGCCCAGAGGGAGTGGATAGTaatggggtggaggtgggagacaAGTGGGGTCCCTTCTCTCACTATTCTGCTGTTGTCATTCTGCAGGTCCTACATTGCCAATCGAGTGACTGACAAGCTGACCCCTATTCATGATCGTATTTTCTGCTGCCGCTCAGGCTCCGCAGCTGATACCCAGGCAGTTGCTGATGCTGTTACCTATCAGCTTGGTTTCCACAGGTACTTGTGGGGCTGGGGAAACAAGTATCTGAAAGAAGTTGGGACCTGAGGAGTTAAATGGTCTGACTCCCCAGTCCTGACACTACCTTCCCTGTGATTCTCTTCACTCTCTAGTATTGAGCTGAATGAGCCTCCACTGGTTCACACTGCAGCCAGCCTCTTTAAGGAGATGTGTTACCGATACAGGGAAGACCTGATGGCAGGAATCATCATTGCGGGCTGGGACCCCCAAGAAGGAGGGCAGGTCAgacactccccacccccagagcaCTGGAGCCATGCCTTTGATCTTCTCCTCACCCcagtcattttctcttttcagcCTCTACctcaatattaattcttcccagATCAATACCAAAATGGACAGGTGAATGTACATGTGTTGTGGGGAGAGTACTACTGATgactcttctcctccctccacctggcAGGTATACTCAGTGCCCATGGGGGGCATGATGGTAAGGCAGTCCTTTGCCATCGGAGGCTCTGGGAGCTCCTATATCTATGGCTATGTTGATGCTACCTACCGGGAAGGCATGACCAAGGAAGAATGTCTGCAATTCACTGCTAATGGTGAGAACTTGGGCTTCTGGGCCTGCAAGCTTCATCCCCCATTTCCAAGCCACACCAGTTTTCATCATTTCTTGCAGTGATCCCCAGCATCTCACTCTGATCCCTAACTTTCTTTTATCCACAGCTCTTGCTTTGGCCATGGAGAGAGATGGCTCCAGTGGAGGGGTGATCCGCCTGGCATCCATAGCAGAATCGGGGGTAGAGCGGCAGGTACTTTTGGGAGACCAGATCCCCAAATTCTCCATTGCTACTTTACCACCTCCTTGAATCCTGAGATTCTAAGATACAATAAGAGACATCCCATAGTGACAAAATTCAATAAACAGTTTGTCAAAGAGAATCTGTATGCTTGGGGGTCCTTTATTCTGACTTGAAGCCCGAACTTGTCTTGCCCACTGCAGTTTGTacaaaccactgctctaagctcTGAGGGCGTTGGAGAGGAGTCTTAACAAGGGTGGTTTTCAAACCTCTTTCTTCAGGCCACCTTTCCCCCACATTTCCTTTCCTCTACTATGTTCAGGTCCTTGTGACATCAGAGTGTGATTGATATGGGAACTACCAACGAATGACCCTCTCACCAACTCCATTCATGCCCAAGGTAGAACACAGAATTCTTCTGAGACTGAGGTCACCTCCCCTTAGCTTGCTTTCTGTTTGTCATCATGAGTGGTAACTGGCCCCAAGGCCAGAAGGACACCAGATCTCCACTGACTCAGGCTCATGGTCCCTTCACTGCACACTCACCTATGTCACCTTATCGATGTCCAGAGCAGCAGTGTGACTTCCTTGGCTTTTGGAAGAAAGGTGGACCTTGTTTGCAATTGGAGTTTTTTAAGATGGACATTGGGTGGGGTTGGGCAGCCACGGGGTGCTGGGGGCCAGCTCTGGAAGCCACCATTCCCACGGGGAGTGTAATCAGTCTTCAGCCCTTTGGATGCGAGGCAGAGATTGGACTCTGGCTGCTCCAAGGTTGTCCCCACTCTAGCCAGGGACCTAAATGAGGTCAGTGGTGTTCATTGACAGTGACCAACATTCTCAATCTTGCCCCAATCTTCTTTTCTGCCCACTATGGATCAGGAAGCTGTATAAGCTACATTTGAAAACTTTGTTCTAGCATATAATCCTGTCCTGTAGGATTTCGGAAGGGGGGGGGTTCCTGATTAAgtaaagaagagcagagaaggacCTCTGTCCCCAAATATACATACTTCAAACTTAAAATAACCAATAGAAAACCCTGATTTTCCTGTAAAACCTGTTCTCCTGGTCCTCCCTATCTCAGGGCATCTTTGATTCCTCTCTTTCCCTGCACTGCACATTCAGTCTAACAGCAAGTCCTAAAACTCTCCTCAGGTACCTCTagagccctagccagatagcttggttggttagagcgctgtcctgagtgcagaggttgcaggcttgatccctggtcagggcacatgcgggaacagattgatgtttctcaatctctctcgatctctctctccctcccccttcctctctctctaaaatcagtaaataaaaaaatttttgaagtacATCTAGAATCCATCTCTCACCGTCTCCACAGCACTGTCCTGAGCCAAGCCACCATCTCTTGCCTGGAGGATGCCAACTCCTTCTGCTACATGGCCTTAGTTAAGCCTCCATACTTGATCTTCTGCAGTCTTTCCATATACAGCAACCaaaatgatcttttctttttaatagtgttcttttttatttattcatttttagagagggaggtaaagatagagagaatgggaggaggagcaggaaacattaactcccatatgtgccttgaccaggcaaacccagggttttgaactggcaacctcagtgttccaccacaggtcaggcccaagtgaTCTTTCAATGTTGATGAAGTCATGTTGTTTTCCTGCTTAACATTCTTTAGTGTCTTACCATTCCACCTAGTCCTAGAATAATGTTTTAGCTCCTTACCATTGCCTAGAAGACTTGACAGTTCCCCTCAATCTTGGCACTCCAGTCACTAGCTTTTTTTCCCAGAACCTAAGAGGTTTTGCACTTACTACTTGCTGGGTTTTCTGCCTGAGACTGCccttttctgattaaaaatattattttttcaaagcagTTTTTAGGTCTACAACAGAATTGACTGGAAGAGAATTCCCACATGCCTTTCTGCCTTGGTATATATATGCATAGCCTCCCCCACTATCAACATCCTGCACCAAGAGTGGTACACTTGTTACAATTGGAGAACCTACACTGACACGTCAGGTCTCAGCTCTGAATGGCACCTACTCAGAAAGGCCTTCCTTAACCACCTGAAATTTAAGAAACAACCCCACCTCCACCCAGTTCTCATATTGTcctatctcattttcttttttttttttttttatttatttattcattttatagaggagagggagagacagagagagagaagggggggaggagctgaaagcatcaactcccatatgtgccttgaccaggcaagcccagggttttgaaccggcgacctcagcatttccaggtcaactctttatccactgcgccaccacaggtcaggccatgtcctatctcattttcttcattgcatgggcttgcctggtcaaggcacatatgggagttgaagcttccagctcctccccctgttctctctctctctctctctctctctctctcataaaaaaaaaaaaaagaataaataatcctatactcattttcttcattgcagcaaTTATTGCTATCATATTATCAtgcttatatctttttttttctttttctttttttagtttttattttatttattcattttagagaggagagagagggagagagagacgggggggggggggggggggaggagctagaagcatcaactcccatatgtgccttgaccaggcaagcccagggtttcgaaccggcgacctcagcatttccaggtcgacgctttatccactgcaccaccacaggtcaggcccatgcttatatctttatttattgtcTACCTCCTCTACTAAAAAGTAAGGGCAGTGAGAAGAGAGTTCTTTCTGCTTGGTTCACTGCtaaatcctcagtgcctggtagAGAGTGACCACCTGATACTCACTGAAGGAGTATTAACAGCCCTATCTGCTGTCCTACCTAGCCCCCAACCTCTCCAAGCTTCTCACCACTCTCAACTCTGAAGCTTGATTTCAGCAAACTTCCGGCTAGCCACAGGCGGGCTCTGTGTTAGATCAGCTGCATCATGTTCGCCACTCCTATGTCCGCATTCCCACCCAGTGCTCCACTTCCCAGCTCAGCCCCATAACCAAGCCTAGTACCTTGGCCCCCCCAACTACtctcccaccccaacacacatgcacatatgcacAACACTTGGCAACtctgaatatatttaataagacCATCCTGGCGGACTTGGGGAGCCAGAGCCAGAAACTAGAATCACTGAGAAGTGGAGGGAAGGAAGGTTGCCAAGTCTTTCCGGAAGTTCAGCCCCTGGTTGTCCCCTTCAAATGGTGGAGTCATTGGCTGACGCCATGTCATGCAGCTGGTGGCGGAAGGAGAGTCGGGCTTTCCTGCTGAAGTAGGCACCAGACCCTAGAGAGGGTATCCCTCCCTCAGTCATGATGGGGGCTATAGCTGGGCTGGGATCTGGATCTGGGGGGGCAGCAGGATCCAGACCTAAAAGGgagattgaaataaaaaagggagTTGTGAATCTGGGtccccttttcttttccccaaCACCCACTGCCCCCAGTGAGGAAGAAAGAGGCCAGAAAAGACATCTGGGAGTCTTGGGTGAGTGTTGTTGACAtcagcagggagaaggaaagggaatatCGAGAGAGCAGGGCTGGCTTCACTACCTGAGACCTGTGCAATTGCAAAAGGCCCCACACTCAGAAGGGCCCCCGTGCTGGAAGTACTACTCTGCTGTCATTGTCTTGAgattcttaatcatttttttaatatagggtCCCACTTCTTCATTTTGCATTGGGCCCTGCAACATATTTAGCCAGCTCTGTGGGGAAGTGATAAACCCGCCTCCATACAGGGAGACAAACTCTCCTTTTCCTGGTTTAAGAATTTACCTTTCTCCCAGTGCAGTTTCTCTGTCTGCCTGACAGCCCCTCTTTCTCCTTAGTCTCCCCCATACCTGCACCTCTTTCAGTCCCCCGCTGTCTTCGGCACCCACACCATGGGAAACACCATGCCCCCTTGAGACCCATCTCAACAGTGGAGGGTACCCGGGTGTTGGGAATGGCCAGGAGAGCCCCAGGAGAAGGGGCGTGGTTTCCAAGCCCCCCCACTGTGGGCAAAACTACCACTTAGCCTCAAACCGCCTGGTGATTACAGGCGCCAGGGGATagaaggggagaagagggtggagggaaggggtggagcgATACTGTACTCAAACACCTATCCTTTTGTGCCCTCTTAATTTGGGGGCTATCTTGAACCTCACGGAGAAGCCGAGAGAGACTAGGATGGGTGGCATGGCAGAGATGGACACAGAGGTGTTGGGACATACAGGTACAGTAAGTTCACTACAGCAATGCTGGGCCACTTGGTGCCAGCCTGTACACTGCTGGGGAGCCATTTGTAGTTTCAAATCAGAATTTAGCACTCCCAGTATGTAAAATGTTAAAGAatagtctattttttttagaaCAGGAAACTTGACTAGTCAGGGAAAGATTATGTTCTCATTAAATGGTCTGGTAGTTCTTGTCCTCTTTGATGAAGATAGTTGTAATTAATTATGCTGTGCCAGGTAGATTCTAGTGACTTGTACATGTTATTTCATCTCATTttatcatgtcaatgatcctttGAGGCAAGTGTTAGTAGTATCCTGATTTTACAGCGAGGACTCAGGGCACTGAGAAATTAAGTAACTGCCCGATGTCACACAGGCAGTTATCATCAGCACTCACCTCACCTTGCATCAATCCTCTGCTCTGTTTGCCATCACACTGAGATTCCCAAGCATGGCCCTGGCAGGCACTGATGCCCTCAGCCGGGTCTTGGAGGTGGCCGGAGCCTGTGCTGGGAGCCTCAGGTCCAGAACACTCTTGCCAAGGACTCTAAGTGCCCTCTAGTAAAGCTGCACTATATTACCCTCTAGGTGTCTTTTGGTTCCCGTTCCTCACATGGGCCACCACTTGTCACGACAATGACTACTTGGCGACCATTATGGTGTGCATGGAGGGACCTAAGGGAGACTGCCTCACAATTACCTAcacaggtttcatgagatggtCCCAATCCCCAGTCCTTAGGGGTATTTACTGATACATACAAATAGAAGCAGgtacaagaatgaggaagtcaggaaagagaactgtttttattttgacagagatagagagtcagagagagggacagtcagacaggaagggagagagatgagaagcatcaattctttgttgcggcatcttagttattcattgatcactttctcacatgtgccttaacaggagggccacagcagaccgagtgaccccttgctcaagccagtgacattgggctcaagccagtgaccttgagcttcaagcctgcgacctttgggctcaagccagcgaacatggggtcatgtctatgatcccacactcaagccagcaaccccgcgctcaagctagtgagcctgcccAAGCTGATgccctcaggattttgaacctgggtcctccaggtcccagtccaaagctccattcactgtgccaccgcttggtcaggtaGAAAGGGGCACTTatttagagcagacaaaagggtaAGGGAAGTAGCTCAAACGTCCCCACCTATTGACTAATCAGAATTGCTCATTCTCTCCCTattgtgctgcattcagcacagCATTCAgcacttttgtcagtaaagccactgtggcttttgTCTCAGGGCGCTGAActtgaactctgtccctgttctatgttcctattcaggacCTCTACACCTAGGGTGCAATAATGTGGATGAGAAAGGTTGAGAAGCACTGCTGACTATACTGCCTGACTTAGACAgaaatctgtttgtttgttttttgtgagagagaaaggaagaaaaagaaagagagagaagcattaactcattgttccacttagttgattATTCCTCATACACAACCTGGCAACCTGGGAGTTGAGCTGGTGCCTTCAggattaagccagtgaccccaagctcCAGCCAGCAAACTCGGTGCTTCAGGACGACGCTCAATcttctgcaccaccacccagggctgttttttgtttttaagttaactttatcaaactaaaattttacatataatttaatGCATACATTCTAGGGTACAGTTCAATGAATTTTGACAAGTGTATACACCCATGTAATCAAGATATAGGATAGTTCTATCATCAAGTTCCTTTATGTGCTTCTTCACAATTTTTTTCCCTGCCTCCTGCCACAAGCAACTACTGATTTGATTTCCATCACTATAGATTGAGTTTGCCTGtttcagaaatttatataaatggaatcatatagtattactcttttgtgtctggcctcttccataatggttttgaAATTCACCAATGTTGTATgtattaaaagtttatttgggcctgacctgtggtggcgcagtggataaagcgtcgacctggaatgctgaggttgccggttcaaaaccctgggcttgcctggtcaaggcacatatgggagttgatgcttcctgctcctccccctcttctctctctctctctctctctctctctctctctctctctcctctctatagtgaataaataaaatctttaaaaaaaagtttgtttgtgttttctttgtagtaacagctttattaacttttttatttattcattttagagaatagagagagagaaagagaaggaggggaaggagcaggaagcatcaactctcacatgtgccttgaccaggcaagcccagggttttttgttttgttttgtttttgtatttttctgaagttggaaaccaggagggaggcagtcagacagactcctgcatgcgcctggccgggatctacccggcacacccaccagggggcgatgccctgcccatctggggcgttgctctgttgcgaccagagccattctaccgcctgaggcagaagcacagagccatcctcagcgcctgggccaactttgctccaatggagccttggctgcgggaggggaagagagagacagagaggaaggagagggggaggggtggagaagcagatgggtgcttctcctgtgtgccctggccgggaatcgaacctggcagaagcccagggttttgaaccggcgacctcacagttccaggtcagcgctttacccactgcgccaccacaggtcaggctttaacagttttattaagAGATAATTCACacatcataaaattcacccttttaaccTTTTGTCCAATATCTTAGCCAAGGTGCAGTAATAGCAGCTGCTCTTTGAGCTTCCCTATGCCGCCAAAGAGGACAAGAAGAAAGATGTCGGAAAGTCAACCAAGAAAGACAAAGACCTAGTGAACAAATCTGGGGCAAGGCCTTAAAGAAGAAGTGGTCCAAAAGCAAGGTTTGGGATAAGCTCAATAACCTAGCCTTATTTGACAAACTCTATAAGGATGTTCCAAACTATAAGTTTATAACTCAGGCTGTTGCCTCTGAGAGGCTGAAGATCTACGATTCCTTGTCCAGGGCAGCCTTTCAGGCGCTCCTTAGTAAGTTCCTAGTTTCAAAGCACAGAGCTCAAGTCATTTACACCAGAAACAACAAGGTAGGAATCCCCCAGCTGCTGGTGAAGATACAtgaaaaacaagtctcaacagctgtatgtttatatatatatatatatacacacacacacacacacatacacacatatatattttaactgaCAAGAGAGAGACATTGACTCACTCATTCCAcccatttatgtattcattaattgaatctcatatatgccctgactgggggccgaacctgcaacctttatATATCAGGATggtattctaaccaactgagatacctggccagggccaatagctatacattttgaaaaataaactttcttttttttttcttctttttttaaatatgacacagctttcttttatttatttatttattttttatttatttattcattttagagaggagagggagagggagagagagagagagagagagagagagagagagagaaggggggaggagctggaagcatcaactcccatatgtgccttgaccaggcaagcccagggtttcgaactggcgacctcagcattccaggttgacgctttatccactgcgccaccacaggtcaggcaaaaataaactttcttaaataaaaatttatctttttaaaatatagaattcaATGGTTTTTACTGCATACACAGAGATGTACAACCATCACAACCAATTTTGTAACATTTCCATACCCTCAAAAGAAAGTCTTTCCCCATTAGCAATCACTCCCCTGTCCTTCCCAGCtactggcaaccactaatccacTTTGTTCCTCTGGATTTACTTATtctgaaattttcatttaaatgaaatcatataaaatgtagtccttgtatctggcttctttcacctagtatgttttcaaggttcacccatgttgtagcgTATCagtacattattcttttttatagctgagtaatattctattgtagcgattaaaacacattttttgtaTGTATTGATCAGTTGATGGAGATTTGGgttctttctactttttggctatttgAGTAGTAAATACTACTATAGacatttatgtacaagtttttgtgtggacatattttctttcttttgtgtgtgtgtgtgtggacatattttcaattctcttgggtagttacctaagagtggaattgctgggccatatgatAAATTTATGcttaacatttttgtgtgtgtgtgtgacagagacagagagagacaagagagacagagagagggacagataggaatagacagacaggaagggagagagatgagaaacatcaattttttgttgcggcactttagttgttcattgattgctttctcatatgtgccttgaccagggggttactgcagagtgagtgaccctttgctcaagccagtgaccttgggctcaagctggtgagctttactcaaaccatatgagcctgtgctcaagctggtgacctcggtgttttgaacctgggttctctgcgtcccagtccgacgctctgtccactgtgccaccacctggtcaggcatgcttaACATTTTTGAGGAACTATTTTCTAAGGTGACGGCACCATTTATACTTTATTCACTTTTATTGCTGACTAATGTAGCCTACACACCACAAATTAATCAAGCTCTTCAAAAGGCACcactattgccctggccggttggctcagcggtagagcgtcggcctagcgtgcggaggacccgggtttgattcccggccagggcacacaggagaagcgcccatttgcttctccacccctccgccgcgctttcctctctgtctctctcttcccctcctgcagccaaggctccattggagcaaagatggcccaggcgctggggatggctctgtggcctctgcctcaggcgctagagtggctctggttgcaacatggcgacgcccaggatgggcagagcatcgccccctggtgggcagagtgtcgccccatggtggacatgccgggtggatcccggtcgggcgcatgcgggagtctgtctgactgtctctccctgtttccagcttca from Saccopteryx leptura isolate mSacLep1 chromosome 2, mSacLep1_pri_phased_curated, whole genome shotgun sequence carries:
- the PSMB6 gene encoding proteasome subunit beta type-6, giving the protein MAATLVAARGVGPTPAWGPEALTPDWENREVSTGTTIMAVQFDGGVVLGADSRTTTGSYIANRVTDKLTPIHDRIFCCRSGSAADTQAVADAVTYQLGFHSIELNEPPLVHTAASLFKEMCYRYREDLMAGIIIAGWDPQEGGQVYSVPMGGMMVRQSFAIGGSGSSYIYGYVDATYREGMTKEECLQFTANALALAMERDGSSGGVIRLASIAESGVERQVLLGDQIPKFSIATLPPP
- the C2H17orf114 gene encoding uncharacterized protein C17orf114 homolog, which encodes MGLKGAWCFPWCGCRRQRGTERGAGLDPAAPPDPDPSPAIAPIMTEGGIPSLGSGAYFSRKARLSFRHQLHDMASANDSTI